One region of Triticum aestivum cultivar Chinese Spring chromosome 6B, IWGSC CS RefSeq v2.1, whole genome shotgun sequence genomic DNA includes:
- the LOC123139873 gene encoding magnesium transporter MgtE isoform X2 — translation MACINTLQSCSMFKGAKAEARRGKATGAGSFGCRASTFMDGSGLRLGLDENPDAIISGEWPENFSLLSYDDLRAYLQSQQQQQQQPPSHAADQRGPLLREAMSTPVLMVTAEQALVEVEGHFQLVSGLPVVDSARRCVGVVVKSDCARASHGPKTKIADVMTSPAITLSCDKTVTDAAALMLKKKIHRLPIVNQDNQVIGIVTRDDVLRALEAMLKF, via the exons ATGGCGTGCATCAATACCTTGCAGAGCTGCTCCATGTTCAAAGGGGCCAAGGCTGAGGCCAGAAGGGGCAAAGCCACCGGCGCAGGGAGCTTCGGGTGCCGGGCGTCCACGTTCATGGACGGGAGCGGGCTCCGGCTCGGGCTCGACGAGAACCCCGACGCCATCATCTCCGGCGAGTGGCCCGAGAACTTCTCCCTCCTCAGCTACGACGACCTCCGCGCCTACCTCCAgtcccagcagcagcagcagcagcagccacctTCCCACGCTGCCGATCAG CGGGGGCCGCTCCTGCGCGAGGCCATGTCGACGCCCGTGCTGATGGTCACAGCGGAGCAGGCGCTGGTGGAGGTTGAAGGCCACTTTCAGCTCGTGTCAGGCCTCCCGGTTGTCGACAGCGCTCGCAGATGCGTCGGGGTCGTCGTGAAGAGCGATTGCGCGAGGGCTTCACATGGG CCAAAGACGAAGATTGCAGATGTGATGACATCTCCAGCAATCACGCTATCATGCGATAAAACAGTGACCG ATGCCGCAGCTCTGATGCTCAAGAAGAAGATCCACAGATTACCGATAGTAAACCAGGACAATCAAGTAATAG GTATAGTTACCCGCGACGACGTTCTTCGCGCGTTGGAGGCCATGCTGAAGTTTTAG
- the LOC123139872 gene encoding protein LUTEIN DEFICIENT 5, chloroplastic, with protein sequence MPLPLHPCCAAVVAATPAMATTAGSGGTISPSTAAAPPPRYLGSGQGRLRLAPAASRRNRPLLRCSASGGDGPDKVLEKRRAELAARISSGEFTAQGPGWLAPVAARLAKLGPPGELAAGLLTKVAGGAARRGPGLPQAVGSLASVAGEAFFLPLYDLFLTYGGVFRLNFGPKSFLIVSDPDVAKHILRDNSKAYSKGILAEILEFVMGTGLIPADGEVWRVRRRAIVPALHQKYVTAMIGLFGNASGRLCQKLDKAASDGEDVEMESLFSRLTLDVIGKAVFNYDFDSLSYDNGIVEAVYVTLREAEMRSTSPIPTWEIPIWKDISPRQRKVNEALALINNILDELIATCKRMVDEEDLQFHEEYMNEKDPSILHFLLASGDDVSSKQLRDDLMTMLIAGHETSAAVLTWTFYLLSKYPNVMSKLQAEADAVLGDGLPTIDDVKKLKYTTRVINESLRLYPQPPVLIRRSLEDDMLGEYPIGKGEDIFISIWNLHRCPKHWDDADVFNPERWPLDGPNPNETNQKFSYLPFGGGPRKCVGDMFATFETVVATAMLVKRFDFQMAPGAPPVEMTTGATIHTTKGLNMTVTRRIKPPVIPNLEMKIVSDSEGSTSSTASVAVSTASITSGEGQQVEVSTSQV encoded by the exons ATGCCGCTGCCGCTGCACCCCTGCTGCGCCGCCGTCGTCGCGGCGACGCCcgccatggccaccaccgccggcAGCGGCGGCACCATCTCGCCGTCcactgccgccgccccgccgccccggtaCCTCGGCTCCGGCCAGGGCCGGCTCCGCCTCGCGCCGGCAGCCAGCCGGCGTAACAGGCCGCTCCTCCGCTGCTCCGCGTCCGGCGGCGACGGGCCCGACAAGGTTCTTGAGAAGCGCCGGGCCGAGCTCGCCGCCCGCATTTCCTCCGGCGAGTTCACCGCCCAGGGCCCCGG ATGGCTCGCGCCCGTCGCGGCAAGGCTCGCCAAGCTCGGCCCGCCGGGGGAGCTCGCGGCCGGGCTGCTCACCAAGGTAGCGGGCGGCGCGGCGCGCAGGGGCCCGGGGCTGCCGCAGGCGGTCGGGTCGCTGGCTTCCGTCGCCGGGGAGGCCTTCTTCCTGCCGCTCTACGACCTCTTCCTCACCTACGGCGGCGTCTTCCGCCTCAACTTTGGGCCCAAG TCTTTCCTCATCGTCTCTGATCCGGATGTAGCTAAGCATATCCTGAGGGACAACTCCAAGGCTTATTCCAAG GGTATCCTTGCGGAGATACTGGAGTTTGTGATGGGCACAGGTCTGATCCCAGCTGATGGGGAGGTCTGGCGTGTTCGACGGCGTGCCATTGTACCAGCATTGCATCAGAAG TACGTGACAGCGATGATAGGTCTCTTCGGAAACGCTTCAGGCCGGCTCTGCCAGAAGCTGGACAAGGCGGCTTCGGACGGGGAAGATGTGGAGATGGAATCTCTCTTCTCTCGACTAACGCTGGATGTCATCGGGAAGGCAGTGTTCAATTATGATTTTGATTCATTATCCTACGATAATGGAATAGTTGAG GCTGTGTATGTAACATTACGGGAAGCAGAAATGCGGAGTACATCTCCTATCCCAACTTGGGAAATACCCATATGGAAAGACATCTCCCCTCGGCAAAGGAAGGTCAATGAAGCTCTCGCACTGATAAATAATATTCTCGATGAACTAATTGCTACTTGCAAG AGGATGGTAGATGAAGAAGATCTGCAGTTTCATGAGGAATACATGAATGAGAAAGATCCTAGTATTCTTCACTTCCTATTGGCATCTGGAGATGAT GTGTCCAGCAAGCAGCTCCGTGACGATCTGATGACAATGCTCATAGCTGGCCATGAGACCTCTGCAGCAGTCTTGACTTGGACATTTTATCTTCTGTCTAAG TATCCGAATGTAATGTCCAAGCTCCAAGCTGAG GCTGATGCTGTTCTAGGAGATGGTTTACCAACAATTGATGATGTGAAGAAACTTAAGTATACTACTCGAGTTATTAATGAA TCTTTGAGATTATATCCACAGCCGCCAGTTTTGATTCGCCGTTCCCTTGAGGATGATATGCTAGGGGAGTACCCAATCGGCAA GGGAGAAGACATTTTTATATCCATCTGGAACCTTCATCGCTGCCCAAAGCATTGGGATGACGCGGATGTTTTCAATCCAGAAAGGTGGCCTTTGGACGGACCGAACCCAAATGAGACAAACCAAAAATTCAG TTACTTGCCATTTGGTGGCGGACCAAGGAAATGTGTAGGTGATATGTTTGCTACTTTTGAG ACTGTGGTGGCAACAGCAATGCTTGTCAAGCGATTTGATTTTCAGATGGCTCCAGGAGCACCTCCG GTCGAGATGACAACCGGAGCAACGATTCACACAACTAAGGGACTGAACATGACTGTTACTCGGAGGATAAAGCCACCTGTAATTCCAAACTTAGAGATGAAAATTGTTTCCGATTCAGAAGGAAGCACAAGTTCTACTGCGTCAGTGGCTGTTTCTACTGCTAGTATTACATCCGGAGAAGGTCAACAAGTAGAGGTGTCGACAAGTCAAGTGTGA
- the LOC123139873 gene encoding magnesium transporter MgtE isoform X1 codes for MACINTLQSCSMFKGAKAEARRGKATGAGSFGCRASTFMDGSGLRLGLDENPDAIISGEWPENFSLLSYDDLRAYLQSQQQQQQQPPSHAADQQRGPLLREAMSTPVLMVTAEQALVEVEGHFQLVSGLPVVDSARRCVGVVVKSDCARASHGPKTKIADVMTSPAITLSCDKTVTDAAALMLKKKIHRLPIVNQDNQVIGIVTRDDVLRALEAMLKF; via the exons ATGGCGTGCATCAATACCTTGCAGAGCTGCTCCATGTTCAAAGGGGCCAAGGCTGAGGCCAGAAGGGGCAAAGCCACCGGCGCAGGGAGCTTCGGGTGCCGGGCGTCCACGTTCATGGACGGGAGCGGGCTCCGGCTCGGGCTCGACGAGAACCCCGACGCCATCATCTCCGGCGAGTGGCCCGAGAACTTCTCCCTCCTCAGCTACGACGACCTCCGCGCCTACCTCCAgtcccagcagcagcagcagcagcagccacctTCCCACGCTGCCGATCAG CAGCGGGGGCCGCTCCTGCGCGAGGCCATGTCGACGCCCGTGCTGATGGTCACAGCGGAGCAGGCGCTGGTGGAGGTTGAAGGCCACTTTCAGCTCGTGTCAGGCCTCCCGGTTGTCGACAGCGCTCGCAGATGCGTCGGGGTCGTCGTGAAGAGCGATTGCGCGAGGGCTTCACATGGG CCAAAGACGAAGATTGCAGATGTGATGACATCTCCAGCAATCACGCTATCATGCGATAAAACAGTGACCG ATGCCGCAGCTCTGATGCTCAAGAAGAAGATCCACAGATTACCGATAGTAAACCAGGACAATCAAGTAATAG GTATAGTTACCCGCGACGACGTTCTTCGCGCGTTGGAGGCCATGCTGAAGTTTTAG